Proteins from one Penicillium digitatum chromosome 2, complete sequence genomic window:
- a CDS encoding Vacuolar ATP synthase catalytic subunit A, putative yields the protein MTSDESEKHGSVFSVSGPVVVAENMIGCAMYELCRVGHDLLVGEVIRIDQDKATIQVYEETDGLTVGDPVTRTGKPLSVELGPGLMETIYDGIQRPLKAIADQSKGIYIPRGISVNALDRERKWDYKPTSFKVGDHITGGDVWGTVFENSLVNDHKILLPPRARGTITRIAPAGSYTVDEKLLEVEFDGKKSEFGMMQTWPVRVPRPVSDRLSADAPFIVGQRVLDALFPSVQGGTVCIPGAFGCGKTVISQSVSKFSNSDIIVYVGCGERGNEMAEVLMDFPELSIDVDGRKEPIMKRTCLIANTSNMPVAAREASIYTGITIAEYFRDQGKDVAMMADSSSRWAEALREISGRLGEMPADQGFPAYLGAKLASFYERAGKSSALGSPERVGSVSIVGAVSPPGGDFSDPVTSSTLGIVQVFWGLDKKLAQRKHFPSVNTSISYSKYTSILDKYYEKDHPEFPRLRDQIRELLAKSEELDQVVQLVGKAALGDSDKITLDVASLLKEDFLQQNGYSDYDQFCPLWKTEYMMKAFVGYHNEAQKAIAQGQNWNKVREATADIQSALRGMKFEVPEDEAEISAKYEKILQSMTERFASVSDE from the exons ATGACTTCTGACGAATCTGAGAAACATGGCTCCGTCTTTTCGGTCTCCGGCCCTGTCGTCGTGGCCGAGAACATGATCGGTTGTGCCATGTACGAGTTG TGTCGTGTCGGTCATGACCTACTTGTCGGTGAGGTTATTCGTATCGACCAAGACAAGGCCACCATTCAGGTCTACGAGGAAACAG ACGGATTGACTGTCGGCGACCCTGTTACGAGGACAGGAAAGCCCCTGTCAGTCGAACTTGGCCCCGGTCTGATGGAGACAATCTACGACGGTATTCAGCGACCCCTCAAAGCCATCGCGGACCAATCGAAGGGTATCTACATTCCCCGTGGTATTTCGGTCAATGCCTTGGACCGTGAGCGCAAGTGGGATTACAAGCCTACTAGCTTCAAGGTCGGCGACCATATCACTGGTGGTGACGTTTGGGGTACCGTGTTCGAGAATAGTCTGGTCAACGACCACAAGATCCTGCTGCCTCCTCGTGCACGTGGTACCATTACTCGGATTGCTCCTGCTGGCAGCTACACTGTCGATGAGAAGCTGCTCGAGGTGGAATTCGATGGGAAGAAGTCTGAGTTTGGTATGATGCAGACTTGGCCCGTCCGTGTTCCCCGCCCGGTTAGCGACAGGCTGTCCGCCGACGCGCCCTTCATCGTCGGCCAGAGAGTGTTGGATGCTCTCTTCCCTAGCGTCCAGGGTGGTACTGTCTGCATTCCTGGCGCCTTCGGGTGTGGAAAGACTGTCATTTCTCAGAGTGTGTCCAAGTTCTCGAACAGTGATATCATCGTCTATGTTGGTTGCGGTGAGCGTGGTAACGAGATGGCTGAGGTGTTGATGGATTTCCCTGAA CTCTCTATTGACGTCGATGGCCGCAAGGAGCCTATCATGAAGCGTACCTGCCTGATCGCCAACACCTCCAACATGCCCGTAGCCGCCCGTGAGGCCTCAATTTACACCGGTATCACTATTGCCGAATACTTCCGTGATCAGGGCAAGGATGTGGCTATGATGGCAGACTCCAGTTCCCGTTGGGCTGAGGCTCTGCGTGAGATCTCAGGTCGTCTGGGTGAGATGCCTGCTGACCAAGGTTTCCCTGCGTACCTGGGAGCTAAGCTGGCCTCTTTCTACGAGCGTGCTGGAAAGAGCAGTGCTCTTGGCAGCCCCGAGCGTGTGGGCAGTGTCAGCATCGTTGGTGCTGTCAGCCCGCCCGGTGGTGATTTCTCTGATCCCGTCACCAGCAGTACCCTGGGTATTGTCCAGGTGTTCTGGGGTCTTGACAAGAAGCTCGCACAGCGCAAGCACTTCCCTTCGGTCAATACCTCCATCTCCTACAGCAAGTACACCTCAATTTTGGACAAGTACTACGAAAAGGATCACCCAGAATTCCCTCGTCTGCGCGACCAGATTCGTGAGCTTTTGGCCAAGTCCGAGGAACTGGACCAGGTCGTCCAACTGGTTGGTAAGGCCGCGCTGGGTGATTCGGATAAGATCACACTGGACGTGGCCAGCTTGCTCAAGGAAGACTTCCTCCAGCAGAACGGATACAGTGACTACGATCAATTCTGCCCCCTGTGGAAGACCGAGTACATGATGAAGGCCTTCGTAGGCTACCACAATGAGGCTCAAAAGGCTATTGCTCAGGGTCAGAACTGGAACAAGGTCCGTGAGGCTACTGCTGATATCCAGAGTGCTCTGCGCGGCATGAAGTTCGAGGTTCCGGAGGACGAGGCGGAGATCTCGGCCAAGTACGAGAAGATCCTCCAGTCCATGACTGAGCGATTCGCCTCCGTCTCGGACGAGTGA